A window of the Brassica napus cultivar Da-Ae chromosome C5, Da-Ae, whole genome shotgun sequence genome harbors these coding sequences:
- the BNAC05G52120D gene encoding uncharacterized protein BNAC05G52120D: MASLTPRVLIKLLQTMNTNIKVRGEYRSVLLQVISIVPALAGSELWPNQGFFIKVSDSSHSTYVSLRNEDNELILNNKLGLGQFFYVDKLEPGTPVPVMVGVRPISGRHPFVGNPKDLMQMLVPTETTTTPPMQEDNHKQKKDGARSNAVESLRRRQDFVIKEEKTGVASRYMQGVSNARVSGSDSSSGGSNNESEAGSVKASKRVGGLAKGKQREHKDQVRQACPPQSQSRPATAPTKAEQKINHINRKSNSSEDASWRSLPANLTKMGKGMLRRRNIAVLLAAEAQRDALAASHLLKCINMFADLSSSASPKNPHTSLRSFFNLQSLLDQAQLTAAPSKEKPLQLLNIHPVCTEPEKLSKRASLASSRATTKSSKTLTEAEKLEWVTGNGTKEIKAMRDTMTQETRSWFMRFLEEAIDTGFHASVQVKKGKTKGSRAEEPDNHIAETLSQLKQANEWLDKVKSDHHSSDDDSLLENIERLKKKIYSCLLLYVDSAASAIAVSTSS, from the exons ATGGCTTCTCTTACGCCTAGAGTGTTGATCAAGCTTCTCCAGACAATGAACACAAACATCAAAGTCCGAGGAGAATACCGGTCTGTTCTTCTGCAGGTGATCAGCATTGTCCCTGCTTTAGCCGGCTCGGAGCTTTGGCCCAACCaaggcttcttcatcaaagTCTCGGATTCTTCTCACTCCACATACGTCTCGttgagaaacgaagacaacgaACTCATCTTGAACAACAAACTGGGACTGGGACAGTTCTTCTACGTCGATAAGCTCGAACCTGGGACGCCTGTTCCTGTGATGGTGGGAGTTAGACCCATCTCTGGACGCCATCCTTTTGTAGGAAACCCCAAAGATTTGATGCAGATGTTGGTTCCCACcgagacaacaacaacaccacCTATGCAAGAAGATAATCACAAACAGAAGAAGGATGGTGCGAGATCAAACGCGGTGGAGAGTCTAAGAAGGCGTCAAGATTTTGTAATCAAGGAGGAGAAAACAGGCGTGGCGTCAAGATATATGCAAGGCGTTTCAAACGCAAGGGTGAGTGGATCAGACTCGAGTAGTGGTGGTAGCAACAATGAGAGCGAGGCTGGATCAGTGAAGGCGAGTAAGAGAGTTGGTGGTTTGGCTAAGGGCAAGCAAAGGGAGCATAAAGATCAG GTACGTCAAGCTTGTCCTCCACAGTCTCAGTCTCGGCCTGCGACAGCTCCAACGAAGGCAGAACAAAAGATAAATCATATAAACAGGAAGAGTAATTCTTCTGAGGATGCATCATGGAGATCTCTGCCTGCTAATCTAACAAAAATGGGTAAA GGAATGCTGAGGAGGAGAAATATTGCTGTTCTGCTTGCTGCAGAAGCACAAAGAGATGCATTGGCTGCTTCACATCTTCTCAAGTGTATCAA tatGTTTGCTGATCTCAGCTCAAGTGCTTCACCAAAGAATCCACATACCTCTCTCAGAAGCTTCTTCAACCTCCAGAGTCTACTTGACCAAGCACAGCTCACAGCTGCACCATCGAAAGAGAAACCACTCCAGCTTTTGAATATTCATCCAGTATGTACTGAACCTGAGAAGCTGAGCAAAAGAGCGAGTCTAGCATCAAGCAGAGCCACAACAAAGTCTTCAAAAACTCTAACAGAAGCCGAGAAGCTAGAGTGGGTCACAGGGAACGGTACAAAAGAGATAAAAGCAATGAGAGACACTATGACACAAGAAACAAGAAGCTGGTTTATGAGATTCTTGGAAGAGGCAATAGATACTGGGTTTCATGCTAGTGTCCAAGTTAAGAAAGGTAAAACCAAAGGATCacgagcagaggaaccagataaTCACATTGCCGAGACTTTATCTCAACTTAAGCAAGCAAACGAGTGGCTGGACAAAGTTAAAAGTGATCACCACTCTAGTGATGATGATTCTTTGTTAGAGAACATAGAACGgttgaagaagaaaatataCTCTTGCTTGCTACTTTATGTTGATTCAGCTGCATCAGCTATCGCAGTATCAACAAGCTCGTGA
- the LOC106452247 gene encoding uncharacterized protein LOC106452247 translates to MNNGEGWSSGGRRGPRGRSNSKETWQIVNRPKSESPVTVDRSLDESSGNRSSRGSRGRGRCRTVQVYVEKSSQVSNVGKAAQEEVKSQEDGLGSTKQPDEGAAFKCSGDNSDLLQPSASPVSRECEGRMSFGLANRMEDVSLCGQVSMSSTSDKKVEDRDSAHKSGDVGNAWNESNTRVFDICLEKKVFCLKSSILELNREKRRATKGYPGIVIRPGMVLLKNYLSINDQVMIVNKCRELGLGEGGFYQPGYGDGALLHLKMMCLGRNWDPQTSRYGDTRPHDGSVPPKIPFEFNQFVQKAIQDSQSLVATSSKKTKGEDEIPCMSPDICIANFYTSTGRLGLHKDKDESANSIQKGLPVVSFSIGDSAEFVYGDQRDYDKAEMEVLESGDVLLFGGKSRNIFHGVRSILKDTAPKVLVQETNLRPGRLNLTFRQY, encoded by the exons ATGAATAACGGAGAAGGTTGGAGTTCCGGTGGCCGTCGGGGTCCTAGGGGCCGCTCTAACTCCAAGGAGACTTGGCAAATAGTAAACCGTCCAAAAAGCGAAAGTCCG GTTACGGTTGATAGGTCTTTGGATGAATCTTCTGGTAATAGGAGCAGTAGGGGGTCTCGAGGGCGAGGAAGATGTAGAACTGTGCAAGTGTACGTTGAGAAGTCGTCCCAAGTTTCCAATGTGGGAAAGGCAGCTCAAGAAGAAGTAAAGTCCCAAGAGGATGGCTTAGGTTCTACCAAGCAACCTGATGAAGGTGCAGCTTTCAAGTGTTCTGGAGATAACAGTGATCTTTTGCAACCATCTGCTTCACCTGTCTCTAGAGAATGTGAGGGTAGAATGTCTTTTGGTCTAGCGAATAGGATGGAAGATGTTTCGCTCTGTGGCCAGGTGTCTATGTCTTCTACAAGTGATAAGAAGGTTGAGGATCGTGATAGTGCTCATAAGTCTGGTGATGTAGGGAACGCTTGGAATGAAAGCAACACTAGAGTTTTTGATATCTGCCTCGAGAAGAAGGTGTTTTGTCTAAAATCCTCCATCTTGGAACTTAACAGAGAAAAGAGGAGAGCAACCAAGGGGTACCCTGGGATTGTTATTAGACCTGGGATGGTCCTTCTCAAGAACTACTTGTCAATCAACGATCAG GTGATGATTGTGAACAAATGCCGGGAGCTCGGTTTGGGTGAAGGAGGCTTCTATCAACCAGGTTATGGAGATGGAGCATTATTGCATTTGAAGATGATGTGCCTGGGGAGAAACTGGGACCCTCAAACATCTCGATATGGAGATACTCGACCACATGACGGTTCTGTCCCACCTAAAATTCCTTTTGAGTTCAATCAGTTTGTTCAGAAAGCAATCCAAGATTCACAGTCCCTTGTCGCTACAAGCTCAAAGAAGACGAAAGGAGAAGATGAGATACCATGTATGTCACCAGACATCTGTATTGCTAACTTCTACACATCCACTGGGAGACTTGGTCTACATAAG GACAAAGATGAGAGTGCAAATTCCATTCAGAAGGGCTTACCTGTTGTATCATTTTCAATTGGAGATTCAGCCGAGTTCGTGTATGGTGATCAGAGGGATTATGACAAGGCAGAGATGGAAGTCTTGGAATCTGGAGATGTTCTACTCTTTGGTGGCAAGTCCAGAAATATCTTTCATGGCGTCAGATCAATTCTCAAAGATACTGCTCCTAAGGTTCTTGTCCAGGAAACAAACCTCCGACCAGGTCGTCTGAATTTGACTTTTAGGCAGTATTAA
- the LOC111215717 gene encoding peroxisomal (S)-2-hydroxyacid oxidase GLO3-like isoform X2 — protein MFRPRVLVDVSKIDTSTRILGYPISSPIMIAPAAMHMLAHPEGETAAAKAAAACNTIMIVSFMASCTIEEVASSCNTVKFLQIYVYKQREVTAQMVKRAEKAGFKAIVLTVDVPKLGRREADIKNKLISPKLKNFEGLFSTELRPSEGSGMEAVASRGLDASFSWKDIEWLRSITKLQILVKGILTREDALKAVEAGVDGIVVSNHGARQLDYSPATITVLEEVVHVVGRRIPVLLEGGIRRGTDVFKALALGAKAVLIGRPVVYGLVAKGEDGVKKVIDMLKNEFELTMALSGCPTIHDITRNHVRTEDERLHSML, from the exons at GTTTAGGCCTAGAGTTCTTGTTGATGTGAGCAAAATAGATACGTCTACCAGAATCTTGGGTTACCCTATCTCATCTCCAATCATGATTGCTCCAGCAGCAATGCATATGTTGGCTCATCCAGAAGGAGAAACCGCGGCTGCAAAAGCTGCAGCTGCTTGTAATACCATCATG ATAGTATCATTCATGGCTTCATGCACCATTGAGGAGGTTGCTTCCAGTTGTAACACTGTTAAATTTCTTCAAATATAT GTGTACAAGCAACGGGAAGTAACAGCACAGATGGTGAAAAGAGCTGAGAAAGCTGGATTCAAGGCCATAGTTTTGACTGTTGATGTTCCTAAACTTGGTAGAAGAGAAGCAGATATAAAGAACAA ATTGATATCACCAAAGCTGAAGAACTTTGAAGGTTTATTTTCAACTGAACTCCGACCT AGTGAAGGCTCAGGGATGGAAGCCGTGGCCTCTCGTGGACTTGATGCTTCCTTTAGTTGGAAG GACATTGAATGGTTAAGATCTATTACAAAATTACAAATACTGGTCAAAGGGATACTCACACGTGAAGACG CTCTAAAGGCTGTGGAAGCTGGTGTAGATGGGATAGTTGTATCCAACCATGGGGCTCGCCAGCTTGACTATTCCCCAGCTACCATAACTGTTTTGGAAGAG GTTGTTCATGTTGTTGGAAGGAGGATTCCGGTTTTGCTTGAGGGAGGAATAAGACGTGGAACAGATGTTTTCAAAGCGTTGGCACTAGGAGCAAAAGCTGTTCTT ATAGGGAGGCCTGTAGTGTATGGGCTTGTAGCTAAGGGTGAGGATGGAGTTAAAAAAGTGATTGACATGTTAAAGAATGAGTTTGAGTTAACTATG
- the LOC111215717 gene encoding peroxisomal (S)-2-hydroxyacid oxidase GLO3-like isoform X1, whose amino-acid sequence MFRFRPRVLVDVSKIDTSTRILGYPISSPIMIAPAAMHMLAHPEGETAAAKAAAACNTIMIVSFMASCTIEEVASSCNTVKFLQIYVYKQREVTAQMVKRAEKAGFKAIVLTVDVPKLGRREADIKNKLISPKLKNFEGLFSTELRPSEGSGMEAVASRGLDASFSWKDIEWLRSITKLQILVKGILTREDALKAVEAGVDGIVVSNHGARQLDYSPATITVLEEVVHVVGRRIPVLLEGGIRRGTDVFKALALGAKAVLIGRPVVYGLVAKGEDGVKKVIDMLKNEFELTMALSGCPTIHDITRNHVRTEDERLHSML is encoded by the exons ATGTTCAGGTTTAGGCCTAGAGTTCTTGTTGATGTGAGCAAAATAGATACGTCTACCAGAATCTTGGGTTACCCTATCTCATCTCCAATCATGATTGCTCCAGCAGCAATGCATATGTTGGCTCATCCAGAAGGAGAAACCGCGGCTGCAAAAGCTGCAGCTGCTTGTAATACCATCATG ATAGTATCATTCATGGCTTCATGCACCATTGAGGAGGTTGCTTCCAGTTGTAACACTGTTAAATTTCTTCAAATATAT GTGTACAAGCAACGGGAAGTAACAGCACAGATGGTGAAAAGAGCTGAGAAAGCTGGATTCAAGGCCATAGTTTTGACTGTTGATGTTCCTAAACTTGGTAGAAGAGAAGCAGATATAAAGAACAA ATTGATATCACCAAAGCTGAAGAACTTTGAAGGTTTATTTTCAACTGAACTCCGACCT AGTGAAGGCTCAGGGATGGAAGCCGTGGCCTCTCGTGGACTTGATGCTTCCTTTAGTTGGAAG GACATTGAATGGTTAAGATCTATTACAAAATTACAAATACTGGTCAAAGGGATACTCACACGTGAAGACG CTCTAAAGGCTGTGGAAGCTGGTGTAGATGGGATAGTTGTATCCAACCATGGGGCTCGCCAGCTTGACTATTCCCCAGCTACCATAACTGTTTTGGAAGAG GTTGTTCATGTTGTTGGAAGGAGGATTCCGGTTTTGCTTGAGGGAGGAATAAGACGTGGAACAGATGTTTTCAAAGCGTTGGCACTAGGAGCAAAAGCTGTTCTT ATAGGGAGGCCTGTAGTGTATGGGCTTGTAGCTAAGGGTGAGGATGGAGTTAAAAAAGTGATTGACATGTTAAAGAATGAGTTTGAGTTAACTATG